In Triticum urartu cultivar G1812 chromosome 6, Tu2.1, whole genome shotgun sequence, the following proteins share a genomic window:
- the LOC125517255 gene encoding protein trichome birefringence-like 12, whose product MAITNDTIIRRWQPLENSEPRKDGIKGTYRVDVDIPADDWINITKFYDVLIFNTGHWWGSYKFPKETPLVFYRGGKLIEPPLSIFDGLKVALKSMGSYIKREVPSKTLKLWRTQSPRHFDGGDWNHNGSCVSNRLLQQNELDSWFVPRFGGVNKDARLVNSLLQEALVETDIQLLNLTYMSEFRADAHPAVWLEKKDEVVVWRQDCMHWCLPGVWVDILAARILHYFKQGKG is encoded by the exons ATGGCGATAACTAATGATACGATTATACGAAGGTGGCAGCCTCTAGAGAATTCTGAACCTCGGAAGGACGGAATAAAGGGAACTTACAGAGTTGATGTCGACATTCCTGCTGACGATTGGATAAATATCACCAAGTTTTATGACGTGCTCATTTTCAACACTGGACACTG GTGGGGTTCGTATAAATTCCCAAAAGAGACCCCCCTTGTTTTCTACCGAGGAGGAAAACTAATTGAGCCTCCACTTAGCATCTTTGATGGGCTGAAGGTAGCCCTCAAAAGTATGGGCTCCTACATCAAAAGGGAGGTCCCAAGTAAAACCCTGAAGCTGTGGCGCACACAGTCACCCAGGCACTTTGATGGAGGCGATTGGAATCACAACGGCAGCTGTGTCTCTAACAGGCTCCTACAACAAAATGAG CTCGATTCCTGGTTTGTTCCAAGGTTCGGGGGAGTGAACAAAGACGCGAGACTAGTGAACTCATTGCTCCAGGAAGCGCTAGTTGAGACGGACATCCAGCTGCTCAACCTGACCTACATGAGCGAGTTCCGCGCCGACGCCCATCCGGCTGTCTGGCTCGAGAAGAAGGATGAGGTGGTAGTCTGGAGGCAGGACTGCATGCACTGGTGCCTGCCCGGCGTGTGGGTCGACATCTTGGCAGCACGGATCTTGCACTACTTCAAGCAGGGCAAAGGTTGA